The genomic interval CTCGATCATCTGCTGGATCTCCTTGGGCTCTATCTGCGCGTCGATGTGGCTCGACAGCGTCTCGACGTCGAGGACGGCCATCGACATCCCCATCATCAGCGCGTCGAGCGCCTCGGCCTCGATGGCGTCCGCGGGCGGCGTCTCGGGTTCCGTCCCGAGGATGGCGGCCGCCTCCTCCAGCGTCACCTCGACGTCCTCCCCCTCGGCTATCGCGTCGACCGTCGACCGGGCGACGCCCGCCTCGTCGGCGACGGTACTCGCCCCCACGGTGTCGATGGTCTCGCGGAGTCGGTCCTCGTAACTCGCGCGGAGTTCGTCGACGGAGAGCGAGGCCGGGTCCGCGACTATGTCCTGAATCATACCACCCGTAGCGGGGGCGCGTTGAAGTGCGTTTACGTGTCGAGTGCGCCGTCGTCGAGGGCGTCGACCGGGACGAGGAGCAGCGTTCCGTGTCGCGGTCCGGTTCAGTCGTAGCCCGGCGAGCGCTCGTCTCGCGTCCCGTCGACGTCAGCGACGCCGCGGTTCCCTGCCGGGACGACGACCACGACGGTCGTCGACGCCTCGAACGACACCCTCGGAGCGACGCCCAGTCGCTCCCGCTCGCCGTTTCCGTCCACGTCGATTGCGACCGCCGACCCGTCGCGGACGTAGGTCGTGTCGCGCGCGCCGCGCCTGGAGCGGACCGTCAGTCGCTCGTAGGTGCCCCGCACCGACACCGACCAGCCGTTGAGCGTCGCGTACCAGTAGCCGGGCACCGGCGCGACGGGGAGACCGAGCGGAACGTCGTCGAGCGTCCGGTTCAACACGCGCTGGAGGACGCGGTTCGTCGCCTCCTCGCCCGCGTCCGTGGCGACCTGTCTCGCCGCGCCCCGAAGCGCTGCACGGTTTCCCTCGGAGACGGGCGAGACGGACGACTCGGTGGGGCGCGCGCCGTCCTCACGGAGCGCCTCGCGGGTCGTCGTCCGGAGCGTCGCAGCGAGGCGCTCCTCGCCGCCCGACACCGACGCGGCCGCGGTGACCCGCTCGGCCGCGGAGCCGTTGGCGAGCGCCAGCGCTCGGGCGGCGGGCGTCTCCCAGCGCCCGAGTCCCGCGGTGACGACGCCGCGACAGTCGGACGTGGTACCACAGACGCCCTCGTCGGCGAGCGTGCGAGCGAGGCGGCCCCGGACGAACGCGACGCCGTCGCGCACCTCGCCGCGGAGTGCCTCGCGGTCGGTCGCCGACGAGTTCGAGAACCGACCGCTCGCACGGAGCGTCCCGGCGGCCGAGCGCAGCGAGACGCGCTCCGGCCCGGCGAGCAGTCGGGCGAACCAGCCCGCGCCGTCGCCGTAGGGCACCGTCACCCAGTTCAGGTTGCGCGCGTCGAGCGGCGTGACGCTCCCCGCACCGTCGCCGAATCGCTCGCGTGCGACCGGGTCGAGCGTGAGGTACGACGGCGCGGTGTCGACGGTGACGCCGAGCGGTCCGCCGAGACCGTCGGTCGAACCGACCGGGCCGGGGTCGGTCGAGTCGTCGGTCGCCACGTCCAGCGAGCGCCGCACGTCGGCGAGCGAACTCCCGCGCTCTCCGAGCGACTCGTCCAGGTCCGAGCGCGTCTCCCGGCGCTCCTCGGCACGGGCGTCGAGACTGTCGAGCAGCGAGTCGAGGTACGCGCGCCGGACGGCAACGCGGGTCCTGTCGGCCATCCCGTCGTAGGTGGCTGGTGCGTCGATCAGGTCGCCGCGCTTGGCGCGGATTCGCGCCGCGAGTCGGGCAGGCGGCGAGACGGCGTACGTTCCCACGTCGACCTGCGGGAGCGTCACCGAGACGTTCCGGACGCGCCGGTCGAGGGCGGCGATGTCCTCGTCGAGCCGGGAGCGAAGGCCGGCCGGACGGTCGCCGAGGACCCGAACCGCGTCGCCGTCGAGCGTCCCCCCGACGGCGCGACGGGCGAGCGCGTCGGCTCCGCCGCGGTCGGTCACGACTCGGTCGACGGCAGCCGACGGCACTCCCTGTAGGTTCGGACCGCCGAGCGCGCCGCGCTCCTCGTACACCCCGTCCACGCCGCGCCGAGCGACGCGGCTCTCTGGGGAGTGCCGCCCGACGACGGCCAGCGAGACGCGGTGCTCGCTGGCTCGGACCGAGGTGGTAGTCGTGGTCTCATCGCCGCGCCGCCAGCGCGTCGTCGTGACCTCACGGACGGTCACGCGACGGTCGTAGCGGCGGAAGGTCCGCCAGTCCGTCGGGACGTTCGCGGTCGGGGTGTCGGCGCTCGACGCGCCAGCGACGGTCCGCTCGGTCCGGGTCGCCGCGTCGACGCGGGTCCAGTTCGGGCCGGGTCGGGAGTCGCCGTCGGTGGTGACCCCCGACGACGAGACGGCGCTGACGACCCGCGTGTCGACGGCGTAGCTACGCCGGACGATGCGGTCGAGCGTCGTCTCGTTCGACGCCGCGAGCGCGCGGTCGGCCGCGGCCGTCGGCGACACGTCGACCGTCTCGTTCCGCACGCTCCCGTCGAGACGACCGACCCCGCGTTCGGCCTCGTCGAGCGTCTCCTCGACGACCGGCCCCGGAATCGACCCGGGCGCGAGGTCCGTGGCGAGCGCCCGTGCCCAGGCGGCCGCGAGCGCCTCGTCGCTCCGCGAGTCGGTGTCGCCGAGCGTCGCGCGCTGGACGCCCAGCACGGCGTCGTTCGCCGCGAGCGCGACGTGCTGGTTCCCGACGACGGAGGCGACCGGTGCGCCGCGGTACTGGGCCGCGCCGCGGACCCACGCCAGCGCGTACATCCCGGCGGTGAAGCGCTGTCCGAAGCCCGGCGACGTGACGCCGGCGTCGAGGCGCTCTTCGAAGCGCTCGACCCGGTCGTGGAGTTCGAGGACGGGCGACGCGACGGTGACCGTCGGCGCGACGTGCTTCTCACCGACCATTCGCTCCGCGCGACTCGCCCGAACCTGCACCCCCTCGATTCGCACCCGGAGCGCGGTGCCGTTCGGTCCCGCCCGCGAGACGTGGACCCGGCGTTTGGCCGCCCGGAGGTCGGCGGGAGAGTCGACACCAGGGAGCGCCGGATCAGCCGTGACGGGGCCTGCAGTGGCCGACACCGCCCCGAGGTGCTCCCGCGCAGCGAGGTAGATACGGACGCGGAGCGCGTCCTCGAACGTCTCCGAGTCGTTCAGTACGCGGCCGTACGCCGTCGGCGCACGCTGGGTGACCGGATTCCGTGCGGCGTCGCGGGCGGCATCTGCCACCGCCTCGCGGAGTGCGGTCTGGGTGGTGGCCGTCGCCTCGCGCATCGCGCGGTCGACCGCCAGGTCCTGGGTCGCGGTCGGTCCCCCGAACTGCGTCGTCGCCACCGTCGCGCTGGTGACGAGGAGGACGACGCCGAGCAGGGCGAACGGGACGCGACCGCGGGTGTCGTCGGCCAGCCTCATCGCCAGCGCACCACCGCGAGTCTGACCGTATCGAGCGTCAGCGCCGCGGCGGCCCGCCGTGGCGACTCGAACCGACGACGCATGTCGGTCGTCAGTCGGGCCGCGAGCGCGTCCGCGAGACGGTCGCGAGCAGTCGTCGCGGACCGGTTCGCCAGAGGGCCGCGCACTTCGGCACCGACGACCGCCGCGAACCGTCGATACCGTGGAGCGGTCCGCGCGCGGGCAGCATCCGTGCCGAGGTTCGACCGACCCGCACCGGGTGGGAACAGTCGCGCGACGAACCGCTCCGCGACTGTTCGCGCGAGCGGACGGAATCCGTCGTCGGCCGCCGCCCGTGCTCGGTCCGTGTCGAGTGCGATTCCGCTCGGGACGGTCACGACGGCCACGTCGGTGACGGCGTCGCGTGGTGCGGGTGACCCGGCGGCGACGCGACCCGAGAGCGAAGCTCCGGGATAGGGCCGCCAGCGAGCGACGACCCGGACGTTCGCGACGGGACGCGCGTCGTGGACGGCCAGGGCGACCCGTCGCGGGAACGACCCTGGAAGGAGTCGGCGACCGTCGAGCGTGGCGTTCGCGAGCGCGGCCCGCCCGAGCAACCCCGCAGGCGTGCCGCTGGCGGTCCGCTGGTGGTCTGTCCCGTCGGTGGCCTGGAGCGGGACCGACAGCGTCGTCGTGGCGAGCGTCTCCGCGGTCGGGTCGGCACGCGGCGGCGTGGGCGCAGAGGGCGAGACGACGAGCGTCGCGACGGCCGCCGAGACCAGCAGCAGGAAGACGAGCGTGTCCGCGACGGTGCTGACTGCTCTCACGACCAGACCACCACCGCGAGTCGGCAGGGCCGCACCCGACCGGGGGCGACGCGGACGCTCACGGGTACGACCGCCCGCTCGGCCGTCGATGGCGGTGCGGGACCGACGGTCCACTCGCCCCCCGTACCGGCCCCCGCATCGCGGCACGCGAGCGTCGCGTTGAGTCGGTAGCCGTCGGGAGCAGTTCCCGGAACGCCGTCGAGGCGGTCGGGGTCGGCGACGCCAGCGGGCGTGAGGTGGCCACGAGCGCGGTCGGCGACCGACTCGGCGGTCGGGTCGGAGGAGGAACCACCGGTGACCGCCAGCGTATCGCCGAGGACCCCCGCGTACAGCGAGAGCGCGGCGCAGACCACCGCGAGGGCGACGAGGGCGGCCACCGGTTCGACCTGCCCCCTACGCGCCGACGAGCGTGACATCGACACCTCCCCACGTGACGCGGCGTGCGTGCAGTCGAGTCGCGTCCGGGACGACCACGCTTTCCCCATCGCGGGCGTCGCGGGCGGCCCGCTGGAACGACGCGGGCGAGTCGAACACCTGCTCGGGAGCGGTCCCGCGCAGCACCGCCGAGAGCGATGACTCGCCCGACACGGGCGTGACGGGACCGAACGCGAACGTGGCGTGAGCGCAGGCGTCGTCGCGACAGCGGTCGAGACCGTGGGGGCCGAGTTCGAGGCGCGAGCGCGTCTCGAAGGTGGCGGTCGCCGTCGCGTCGAACGACGACGCGGCGACGCGGTCGACGGTCGCTGCGGGGCGGTCGGCGTCGGGTGCGCCCGTCGGCAGGCCGAGAGCGACGCCGAGCAACGCGACGCTGGCGAGGGCGAGGCCGACCCACACGGGAACCGCGTCGGCCGGGAGGTGCCTGTCCATGGGCGCGCTGGCCCGGTGTTCCTACTTGAACCTCGGGACCGACCGGTCGAATCGTATCGTGACCGTGAACTCAGGTCAACAGCCCCGCTGCGAGGAACGCCGTGACGTAGAGCGCCGTCGCCGCCGGGAGCGCGAGTCCGACCCGGTAGCCGACGCGCGCCCGGTCGGCACCGTGTTCGAGGCCGGTCGCGAGGGCCGTCAGCAACGCCGCGAGCAACAGGACGTACGCACCGACGGCCAGCGCGAGCCCTGGGGTGGGGAGTGGCGCGGCGCTAGCAGTCCCTGTCGCCGTCGCACTGCTGGAGGCGACGCCCGACGAGACCGCCTCCTCCGTTCCGGTCCCGACAGCATCCGGTGAGAGCGACCGGCCACCCATCGAGTCGGCGAGTGCGACGGTGACGCCTGCGACGAGCGGTCCGAACACGGCGGCGGTGTTGGCGAGCGTCGTCGTCACGCGCCGGAGGTCACGACGGGCCTCCCGCTCGACCGACCGGAGTCGCTCGACGTGGTCGGCGACGAGGACGAGTGCGTCGCCCGCGGGAGCGCCCTCGCGCGCGGCGACGACGAGCAACCGGAGCGTGCTGTGGACGCGCGTGCTCGGCACGGACGCCAGCGCACCGTACTCGCCGTAGAGCGCCTCGCCGACGCCGACCCGGAGCGTCCGCTGACGGCGTGCGGCGTCGGCCAGCACGGCACCGACCGGTCCCGTCACCTCCTCGGCCGCCGAGTCGATGGCCGTCTCGACCGCACGACCCTCACAGACCCGCCGACCGACCAGGTACAGCGCGTCCGGCAGTCCCTCCTCGACGGCGCGCGTCCGTTTCCGGACGACGACTGCGGGCCGGAACCAGCCGACGAGCGCCACGCCGAGGCCGCCCCCGAGCGCGACGAGCGGGCCGGACCACGCCGGGAGGAGTCGAGGGACGACGACCCACGCGACGACGGCGACGACGGCTGCTCCCGCGAGCGACGGCCAGCGGTGCGCGGGCAGGTCCGGGTGGTCGGCAGGCACCGGCGTCGCCGGGAACGTCGCGGGTCGGCGCAGGAGGAGCCACCCGCTGGCGCACGCGAGGGCGAGCGGCAGCGCGAGGTCGTACAGGGCGACGACGACGGGGAGCGTGACGCCGACGCCGGCCGCCCGCGCGGCTGGCAGGACGGCGACAAGCGCCAGCGGCAGGAGGACGCCGAACGCGTAGAGTGCGGTCACCGGTCCCTGGAGCGCGGCGGCGGCGCTCGCCGTCCGCTCGCGGGTACCGTCGAGGATGGCTCGCGTCGCCCGGTCGAGGCTCCGGCCACGTTCGCTCGCGGGGGCGCGGCCCGCCGCCTCGACGAGCGACGTGGCGCGGCGGAGTGCGGGGAAGCGGTCACCCCACTGCTCGCCCCACGCGCCGAGACCGGACGCTGGCGTCCCGCGGGCGCGCCGGACGTGGTCGGCGAGCGACCGGGCGAGCAGGCCGTCGTCCGCTTCGGCGGCGAACTCGGCCGCGCGCTCGACGGTCGGCTCCAGCCGCATCCGGAGCACGGCGTGGGAGACGACGACCGGCGCGGCCCCGATAGCCGCCGACTCGCGGGCGGTCGCCAGCGCGTTCGGGAGGCGGCGGAGACCGTACCAGAGACCGCCCGCCAGGACCACGACGAGCGGTGTGGCCCGCGGGGCGACGGCCGCCGTCGGGAGTGCGAGACAGAGGCCGAGGAGTGCGGCGGTGTCGGCCGTACGACGGACGGTAGCGGCCTCGGTGGACCACTCCAGCAGGGCGAGCGACTCGGCGAGCGTGTCGGTGTCCTCGGCGGTCGTGGCACTGTCACTCTCGCAACCTCTCACTATACCGGCGACGTACGCGACGAAGGCGGTGAGCCGACCTGTCTCCGCGTCGTCCGTCAGCATCGTTCGCGCCGTCGTGCGTGGGCGGCGACGACGTGGTCGGGGGCGAGGTCGCCCCCTTCGACGGTTCGCCCCAGCCACTCGGTACGGTCGGCGAGCGCACCCCGTACGTCGGCGTAGGACTCGTCGGGGTGGGCGAGGGCAGCGACGAGCCGGCTGTTCCCCCGGTCGACGCGGCCGGTCGCGGTCAGTCCGGAGCGGTCGCGGTCGAACAGCGTCGCGAACCCGCCGTCGCGGGTGACCTCCTCGATGCGGGCGACGCGTCTCCCGTCGGCCGTCCGCTCGCAGGTCACCAGCAGGTCGGTCGCGGCGAACGCGTCGTCGTCGACGCCGTGGTCGCGGAGGCGGGCGCGGACGCCCGACGCCCCCTCGCCGTGGACCGTTCCGAGGACAGCCCCGTCGTTCGACCCGACGCGCATCGCCTCGAACAGCGCCGGGGCCTCGCTCCCCCGCACCTCGCCGACGAGGAGTGCGCCTTCGCCGAGTCGGAGTGCGGTCCGGAGGGCCTCGCTCGGCCCGAGTCCGTCGTCGGTGTCGACGTGGAGTCGCTGGACGTCGTGGCCGACTCGCTGGAGCGTCTCGACCGGGAGTTCGGCCGTGTCCTCGATGGCGACGGTGCGCACGGCGGCGGGGAGTTCGAACGTGAGCGCACCGAGGAGCGTCGTCTTCCCCGCCCCGCGGCCACCGGCGACGAGGGCGGCGGCACCGCGCTCGACCGCCAGCGAGCAGAGCGCTGCCGCGTCCGCCGGGAGCGTGCCGCCGTCGACCAGTCCGGGGAGGGTCCACGTCCCCCGGTCGCGTGCGCGGAACGCGAACGCCACGCCGTCGCTGACGGGGTCGGTGACGCCCGCGACGCGAACCCGGCGGTCGCCCGCCTCCGTCGTCGCGTCGAGCGTCGGCGACGCCCTGGAGAACGCGCGACCGCTCGCCCGCCGAAACCGGGAGGCGAGCGTCTCCACGCCCCGCTCCGTGAGACCGACGTTCGTCCGCATCGGCCGCCCGTCGACGTGGACCCGGAGCGTCCCCTCGTCGGCGGGAGCGGTCACGAACACGTCCGAGCAGGCCGGGTCGGCGAACAGGTCCTCCAGCACGCCGTTGCCGCGGGTGTGTTTGCGGAGGACGCGCCGCACCGTCTCGACCGGTAGCTCGGACCCGTCGCCGAGAGCAGTCGTCTCCGACTCGACGGCCGCCCGGACCGCACGCGCCGGGGCGCGTTCGCCACGGTCACCGCCAGGGACGGTCCCCGAGGCCAGGTGGTCGGCCGCGGCGGCGAGCGTGGCGAGCGCCGAGGCGTCCAGTTCGAGTTCGACCGGGACGAGGTGGTACGTCGGCAGGTCGTCGCCGGGACGCTCGTAGATGCGCACCACCGCACCCGTCGAGAGGTCCCGCCGGTCGACGAGCGTCGCCGCCTCCGGGAGCCGGCGGGCGACGCGTGACCGGGCGACCGTCGGGCCGACGGACGGTCGGAGCGCCTCGCGTTCGCTCGCGGCGCGGGCGGCCAGTTCCGCGAGGCCGGTCTCGGCCGCGACGTCGGCGACGGGGCCGGCGCGACCCGACGCCTGTCGGGCGACGTCGAGCGGGTCGCGACCGACCCGACCGGCGAGCGTCTCGTCGTGGAACGCCGCGAGGTCGGCGAACCGACCGGCGGCGAGCAGCAACGCGGCCGCCTCGTCCTCGTAGGCGCGTTCGACCCCGTTGGCACTGGTCACGACGCACTCGGCGTCCCGGTCGGTCAGCGCGCCGACGACCGTCGTACGGCAGGCCGGTTCGGTCGCGAGACGACCCGCACCGGGACAGTCGGCCGCGTCGACGACGAGTCGGTCACCGTCGAACGAGGTGGCGCAGCGACAGTCCGCGTCGGTCTCGTCGCGGAAGCGGTCGAGCAAGGTCACGGGCGGCGGTGGTCGCGTTCTCCGACTTGAACCCTCGCCGGACGACGACGACCGACCGACCGGCACGGTGTCGGTGGGAGAGAACCAGTCGCGCTCGCCCGACGACGACGAGCGGTCCGTCCGGGACGACCAGCGACGGAAGCCGGTCGACGTGCCACTGGCCGTCGCCGACCCGCCACGCCACGCGCCCGTCGCGGAGTCGGAGTCGCCCACTACGTGCGCCCCAGCCACGAGTCGGCAGGTCGAGGCGGAGGCTGTGGCGGGCGGCCGTCTCGCCCAGTGCTGGGTCGCTGGTTGCGGCCAGTCGCTCGCCGGTGGCTCGAACCCGCTCGCTCGCGTCGTCGAGGGCCGTCGCGGCCCTGGTGCTGCGGGCGTCGTCGACGGCGGGCAGGGACACGGCGAGTAGCGCGAGGGTGAGCAGGACTGCGAGGACGACGCGGAGGGCCACGGCTCAGAACGCGTCGCCGACGCGGGCGAGGAGACCGCTGTCCGCCTCCTCCTCGTCGGTGGTCTCCGACTCCTCGGTCGTGTCCCACGCCGACGCGTCGACAGGGGTCGAGAGCTCCCGGCCCGTCGGTGCGTGGAGCGGGCCGTGAGCCTCGTCGAACCGCTCGTCGTTCGCGGTCGAATCGCCGTCGGTCGCTCGGGTCACTGGTGGGTCGGAAGCGGGTGCGTCCGACGCTGCCGCGTGTGTCTCGGAAACTCGCTGCTCGATGTCGCCGACGACCGC from Halomarina salina carries:
- a CDS encoding DUF7285 family protein → MSRSSARRGQVEPVAALVALAVVCAALSLYAGVLGDTLAVTGGSSSDPTAESVADRARGHLTPAGVADPDRLDGVPGTAPDGYRLNATLACRDAGAGTGGEWTVGPAPPSTAERAVVPVSVRVAPGRVRPCRLAVVVWS
- a CDS encoding DUF7283 family protein → MDRHLPADAVPVWVGLALASVALLGVALGLPTGAPDADRPAATVDRVAASSFDATATATFETRSRLELGPHGLDRCRDDACAHATFAFGPVTPVSGESSLSAVLRGTAPEQVFDSPASFQRAARDARDGESVVVPDATRLHARRVTWGGVDVTLVGA
- a CDS encoding DUF5791 family protein translates to MIQDIVADPASLSVDELRASYEDRLRETIDTVGASTVADEAGVARSTVDAIAEGEDVEVTLEEAAAILGTEPETPPADAIEAEALDALMMGMSMAVLDVETLSSHIDAQIEPKEIQQMIEGRFPVTLAEYARIHHAIESRKP
- a CDS encoding DUF7286 family protein, which produces MRLADDTRGRVPFALLGVVLLVTSATVATTQFGGPTATQDLAVDRAMREATATTQTALREAVADAARDAARNPVTQRAPTAYGRVLNDSETFEDALRVRIYLAAREHLGAVSATAGPVTADPALPGVDSPADLRAAKRRVHVSRAGPNGTALRVRIEGVQVRASRAERMVGEKHVAPTVTVASPVLELHDRVERFEERLDAGVTSPGFGQRFTAGMYALAWVRGAAQYRGAPVASVVGNQHVALAANDAVLGVQRATLGDTDSRSDEALAAAWARALATDLAPGSIPGPVVEETLDEAERGVGRLDGSVRNETVDVSPTAAADRALAASNETTLDRIVRRSYAVDTRVVSAVSSSGVTTDGDSRPGPNWTRVDAATRTERTVAGASSADTPTANVPTDWRTFRRYDRRVTVREVTTTRWRRGDETTTTTSVRASEHRVSLAVVGRHSPESRVARRGVDGVYEERGALGGPNLQGVPSAAVDRVVTDRGGADALARRAVGGTLDGDAVRVLGDRPAGLRSRLDEDIAALDRRVRNVSVTLPQVDVGTYAVSPPARLAARIRAKRGDLIDAPATYDGMADRTRVAVRRAYLDSLLDSLDARAEERRETRSDLDESLGERGSSLADVRRSLDVATDDSTDPGPVGSTDGLGGPLGVTVDTAPSYLTLDPVARERFGDGAGSVTPLDARNLNWVTVPYGDGAGWFARLLAGPERVSLRSAAGTLRASGRFSNSSATDREALRGEVRDGVAFVRGRLARTLADEGVCGTTSDCRGVVTAGLGRWETPAARALALANGSAAERVTAAASVSGGEERLAATLRTTTREALREDGARPTESSVSPVSEGNRAALRGAARQVATDAGEEATNRVLQRVLNRTLDDVPLGLPVAPVPGYWYATLNGWSVSVRGTYERLTVRSRRGARDTTYVRDGSAVAIDVDGNGERERLGVAPRVSFEASTTVVVVVPAGNRGVADVDGTRDERSPGYD
- a CDS encoding ATPase, T2SS/T4P/T4SS family — its product is MTLLDRFRDETDADCRCATSFDGDRLVVDAADCPGAGRLATEPACRTTVVGALTDRDAECVVTSANGVERAYEDEAAALLLAAGRFADLAAFHDETLAGRVGRDPLDVARQASGRAGPVADVAAETGLAELAARAASEREALRPSVGPTVARSRVARRLPEAATLVDRRDLSTGAVVRIYERPGDDLPTYHLVPVELELDASALATLAAAADHLASGTVPGGDRGERAPARAVRAAVESETTALGDGSELPVETVRRVLRKHTRGNGVLEDLFADPACSDVFVTAPADEGTLRVHVDGRPMRTNVGLTERGVETLASRFRRASGRAFSRASPTLDATTEAGDRRVRVAGVTDPVSDGVAFAFRARDRGTWTLPGLVDGGTLPADAAALCSLAVERGAAALVAGGRGAGKTTLLGALTFELPAAVRTVAIEDTAELPVETLQRVGHDVQRLHVDTDDGLGPSEALRTALRLGEGALLVGEVRGSEAPALFEAMRVGSNDGAVLGTVHGEGASGVRARLRDHGVDDDAFAATDLLVTCERTADGRRVARIEEVTRDGGFATLFDRDRSGLTATGRVDRGNSRLVAALAHPDESYADVRGALADRTEWLGRTVEGGDLAPDHVVAAHARRRERC
- a CDS encoding DUF7284 family protein, which translates into the protein MRAVSTVADTLVFLLLVSAAVATLVVSPSAPTPPRADPTAETLATTTLSVPLQATDGTDHQRTASGTPAGLLGRAALANATLDGRRLLPGSFPRRVALAVHDARPVANVRVVARWRPYPGASLSGRVAAGSPAPRDAVTDVAVVTVPSGIALDTDRARAAADDGFRPLARTVAERFVARLFPPGAGRSNLGTDAARARTAPRYRRFAAVVGAEVRGPLANRSATTARDRLADALAARLTTDMRRRFESPRRAAAALTLDTVRLAVVRWR
- a CDS encoding type II secretion system F family protein; the protein is MLTDDAETGRLTAFVAYVAGIVRGCESDSATTAEDTDTLAESLALLEWSTEAATVRRTADTAALLGLCLALPTAAVAPRATPLVVVLAGGLWYGLRRLPNALATARESAAIGAAPVVVSHAVLRMRLEPTVERAAEFAAEADDGLLARSLADHVRRARGTPASGLGAWGEQWGDRFPALRRATSLVEAAGRAPASERGRSLDRATRAILDGTRERTASAAAALQGPVTALYAFGVLLPLALVAVLPAARAAGVGVTLPVVVALYDLALPLALACASGWLLLRRPATFPATPVPADHPDLPAHRWPSLAGAAVVAVVAWVVVPRLLPAWSGPLVALGGGLGVALVGWFRPAVVVRKRTRAVEEGLPDALYLVGRRVCEGRAVETAIDSAAEEVTGPVGAVLADAARRQRTLRVGVGEALYGEYGALASVPSTRVHSTLRLLVVAAREGAPAGDALVLVADHVERLRSVEREARRDLRRVTTTLANTAAVFGPLVAGVTVALADSMGGRSLSPDAVGTGTEEAVSSGVASSSATATGTASAAPLPTPGLALAVGAYVLLLAALLTALATGLEHGADRARVGYRVGLALPAATALYVTAFLAAGLLT
- a CDS encoding DUF7311 family protein, with product MALRVVLAVLLTLALLAVSLPAVDDARSTRAATALDDASERVRATGERLAATSDPALGETAARHSLRLDLPTRGWGARSGRLRLRDGRVAWRVGDGQWHVDRLPSLVVPDGPLVVVGRARLVLSHRHRAGRSVVVVRRGFKSENATTAARDLARPLPRRDRRGLSLRHLVRR